A stretch of DNA from Thiomicrospira sp. XS5:
AGCTGTATTGGCGCAGCACATTGATGGCGCCGACATCGAAACTCCGGTATTCCAAACCTTCGTGGGTGAGGAAATAATCGAGGAAATAATCGATCAGGTCCGGGATGTCCTCGGTGTGCTGGCGCAGGGATGGGACGTCCAGAGGCATCACATTCAAGCGTTGCAACAGGTCTTCGCGAAACTGGTTGTTTTCGGCCATGTCTTCGAGGCCGCCTTTGGTGAGGGCGATGATGCGCATGTCCACGGCGATTTTTTTATTGGAACCCGGGCGGATGAAGGCATCGTCAAACATCAGTTGGGCGAGAAAGTTCTGGCCTTTGGTGCTGAGTTGCTCCAGGTCGGAAATTACCAGCGTACCGCCGGTAGCGTGGATCAGTTCACCCGGCGAGGTGCCGTTTTCAGTTTCCTGACCCAGAATTAAGGTTTCCTGATCGTCGAAATCGGCGCCGTGAATCTGGAAGAAGGTGTTTTCTTTACGGTCACTGAGCTTGTGAATGGCCTCGGCAACGCGATGTTTGCCCGTGCCCGGTTCGCCTTTCACCAGAATCGGCATGGAATATTTGGCCAGACGCTTGATGGAGTCGCGCAGTTCGGCGATGAGTTTACTTTTACCGACCGGCAGAATCTGGTCGGGCAGTTTTTGTTTTAGGTGTCGGTTTTCGTGGTGCAGTTGCAGGTGCTCCATCGCCCGTTCGGCGGTAATCAGCAGTTTGGCGAGCGACAGGGGTTTTTCCAGATAATCGTAAGCACCGAGTTTGGTGGCTTCGATGGCCGTTTCAATGGTGCCGTGCCCGGACATCATGATCACACAACTGTGCTGCAGAACGTTTTCTTCGATCATTTCTTTCAGTAATGAAATCCCGTCAATGTCGGGCATCCAGATATCCAGAAAAATCAGATCGGGCGCCATGTCGCGCCAGATGGTTTGTGCTTGTTGGCCGTTGGCAGCCACCATAACGTCGTAACCTTCTTCGGAAAAAATTTCTTCCATCAGGTTACGGATGTCTTTTTCATCATCAACGATTAAGAGTTTACCGGGTTTCATAGGTGTTGTTTAAGTGCTTATATCTGTTAATAGGGCCGATGGTTTCGGTTCGCTCAAGTTATGCTGTGGTAACTGTACCAAAAAGCAAGTTCCTTGCTCAGGTTCTGATTCTACCTGAATTTTGCCTTGGTGTTCATCGACAATTTTTTTGACGATCGCTAAGCCCAGTCCGGTGCCTTTGGGTTTGTCGGTGGAGTAGGGTTCGAATATCCAGTTTCGGGCCTTTTCCGGAATGCCGGGCCCGTTGTCGCAAATGGCCAACTCGACTTGCGGATCCCGGTAACGAGTGCTGACGTTGATTTGGGTGTCGGGCCGGTCTTCACAGGCTTCAATGGCGTTTTTAATCAGGTTGTGGAGCAGTTGCCGCAGTTTCGACGCGTCGGCGGTGATAACCGGACAATCCGGGTCAATGTCATAGCTGACTTTCCAGGTCACTTTCGGGGTTTGGTACATGCTGACGACGTCTTTTACCAGGGTGTTAAGGTTCACTTGATGCAGTTCGATTTCCGGTGTGTCGGCGTATTCGGTAAAGGCCTGTACCAAGTTTTGCATGGTCGTGACCTGTTCGATGATGGTGTCGGTCATGCGGTTCAGCAGCTTTTGGTCTGATGGCTCGAGCTTACGGGACAGTTTGTAGTTCAAGCGCTCCGCCGACAGTTGGATGGGCGTCAACGGGTTTTTGATTTCATGGGCCAGGCGTTGGGCAACATCACTCCAGGCGGCGTGTAGCTGGGCTTGAACCAGTTGGGTGATGTCTTCGATGACGATGACGAAACCGCCGACTTTTTGGTCCAGGCTGGGCAGTGTCGAGCCGTGTACCAGTAAGATTTTTTGCCCTTCCTTGCAGTCGAAAGTGAATTGCTCGCTCCAGGGCTTGGATTCGCTTTTAAACAACGGAAAAATCGCGTCGAAAAACGGTTTGAGACGTTGGGTATCGGGCTGTTTGAGAACTTCATTCAAGGGCTTGCCGAGTTGACGGAAGAGGTCGGTGTTGAGAATGCTGTTGGTGGCATCGTTAATGGTTTTCAGGCGCAGGTTCATATCGAAAGTGATGACCCCGCTGTTGAGGTTTTTGATAATCGCCTGCAGATAAAGTTTTTGCATTTCGGTTTGTTGGTGCCCGAATTTGATGTCGTTACGCGCTTTGGCGATCTGTTGAATCATGTCGTTAAATGACTGAATGAGCTGCCCCATTTCATCGTCTTGAACGACCGGCATCGAAATGGCGTAATCGCCTTTTGCCACCGCCTTGGTCCCTTTGGCTAGGGTTCGAATCGGGCGGGTCATGTTCTGGATGGTTTGGATGGTGAACAGCACGGCGCTGATTAGGGTCAGCAAGAGAACCATGCTCAAAATCACGGTGAAACTGGTTTTCAGTGGGCCTTTCAGGTAGGACAGTTCTTGGTATTGACCGGCGGAAACGCGCACGGTATTGGCCAAAGCGGTCAGTTGTTCGGGAATTGGGAAGACGGCTTGCAGGGCATAGAGTTTGTTGGTTTGGATATCGGTGACCGGCAACATGATGCGAATCACTTGGTACGCACTGTTTAAACCGGCTTTGGTTTCCACCGCCGCGTAACTGATTTTTTTACGAATTTGCTGAAACAGTCGCAATTCCGGTGATTTGGGCAGGATGTTAACGTTTTCCTGGCTGCTGTAAGCAATGAGCTGTCCATCACTGCGGTAAAGAGCCACCTCCCGGGTGTTGAGCTGTTCGCCGATTTGATTTAATGTCAAAACAGGCGTGATGAACAGCGTGCTTTTATGCATGGTGAGCGCTTTTTCGGTGGCATTGAGGTTGCGGCGGGTTTGATCGTCGAGGGTGATTTGCACCAGTTTGACGGCATTTTCCAGTGCCGTTTCGGTTTTGACGTCGAACCATTGGTCAATGCCTTGGTGGACGAAATTCATTGAAAAATAGAAGATGATGGCGAGTGGGATGCCGAGAATCAAACTGAGGATGCCGGTCAGGCGAGCGGTGATTTTGGAACCGGGCAGACGGTTGCGGTAGTTTTGCCGCAATTTCGTCAGGGTGCGGACCAGCATGGTCAGCAGCCAAACCATCCCGACAAAGGAGACGAACAGCAGAGTGGAATAGGTTTGCGCAAATTGCGCGGCGTTCTGCAGAATTTGGCTCATTACAATCAACGCAATGAGGACCAAGCTGGAAAGCAGGATCAACCAACCGTATTGCTTGATGAATCTGGAGTGTTTCAGCGATAACATGCGCGCGGTTCCGTCCCGTTTCCTTTTCTGAACAACTGTTTAGAGCCAGCTTTTTGGCGATTGGATTTCGATACTACGCCAGCCGCTGTCCAATTGCCAGTCCGATGACCATAACGTATCAATAATCAAAGGGGTTGGCAATTGCCATTGATCCAGTGAAATTCGCATTTTGACGGCGTAGAGGGTGTCCGGGTGCAGATCGGCCAAATCGCTGATGCGAAAGTTCGATAAGGTGCCGAGGGTTTTCATGGCTTCTTTTAAACTGTCGAAACTCTGGACTTTTTGATTCCGTTTGTTGGCGATGACATAGGTTCGGTTGTAGCCGATGTACTGCAACTCGGTCCGGTAGACGATTTGCGTTCGGTTTCGCGAAAAAGGAATGCCCAATAACGTACGAATTTCGTTCAGTTCGATTTCGGTGGTGAAGGTGAGCGGAATTTCGTGGTGGATGGCGCTGAGCACTTTTTCCGGAAATTGAAAGCGGGCACTGGCATCCACCACCAATTGTTGGTCTTCCTGGTAGTCGTTGAGATAGAGAACCTGAATGCTCGAGGTTTCGGACATGACCGGGAAGGATAGAAAAAACGTTAAGCCGAGGCCGGAAAGGATGCGTTGCCAAGTCGTCATATCGCTTTACTCCATCTCTGTTGAGGTCATTCGGATGAGATTTTTTCAATCAAACAATAATAGAATCCGTCCATTCCGTCCAGGCCTGGCAGGATTTGGCGTCCGGGGGCGCCCTTCATTGTCAGCCCCCAGTCCGCTTCGATGGGGATTTCCCGGGCATCGTCGGTGGCTTGTAAAAAAGCCTCCATCTGATTGCGGTTTTCATCGGGCAAGACCGAACAGGTCGCATACAGCAAACGTCCGCCGGGTTTTAATAACGGCCAAAGTGCCTTGAGAATAGCGGCTTGCGTCGCCACCAAAGCGTCGATGTCTTCCGGCGTGCGGTGCCATTTGATGTCCGGGTGGCGGCGGATAATGCCGGTGGCGGAACACGGTGCGTCTAATAGGATTTTATCGAAAGCTGCGCCATTCCACCAGTCGTTGGGTTGCGCGGCATCCCCCACGTCCAGATCGGCATGCAAATCCAGGCGGAACAGGTTTTCCGACAGGCGTTCCATTCGTTCCGGTTCTTTTTCCAGCGCGAATACGTTGGCCTGGTCGTCGCTCAGTTCCAGCAAATGGGTGGTTTTCCCACCGGGCGCGGCACAAGCGTCCAGGATATGTTCACCCGCTTGCGGGGCCAATAAGGTTCCGGCTTGTTGGGCGGCGGCGTCTTGCACACTGAACCCGCCGTCGTCGTAGCTGGGCAGGCGGGTGACATCCTGGCTTTGGGTGAGCACCACGCCATACGGCGCTTTCGGGTGGGCGCTGGCGTCCATTTCGTTATCGGTCAGGTCAGCTAAAAAAGCTTCGCGGGTTTGCACGCGTGGGTTGACGCGTAACGTCAAGGGCGCCGGTTCGTTATTGGCGGCGAGAATCTGTTCCCAGTGCTCCGGGTAGGCTTTGCGCATGGCTTTGGTGAACCATTGCGGGTGGGCGAAACGATAGGCCGGTTTTTTGTCGACTTCCGTGCAAATCGCGTCTTTTTCACGCAAAAACGATCGCAAAACGCCGTTGACCAGACCGCGCGCCCAAGGTTTTTTCAACGATTTGGTGAGGTTGACGGTTTCCGACACCGCCGCGTGCTCGGGGGTATCCATATACAGAATTTGATAGAGTCCGAGCAAAATCAACTGGTTGACGTCTTCGTCCTTGGCTTTGAGCGGCTTTTTGAGCAAATGGCTGCGAATCGCTTCCAGGCGTTCCTGCCAGCGCAGGGTGCCGAAGACCAGGTTTTGGGCGAAGGCTCGTTCACGCCGGTCGTCGAATTGGGCCAACCCTTCGGCCAGAGCTTGGCTTAAAGAGCGGCCTTGTTCGATGACGGTGAGACAGATTTTCAAGGCGATGTAGCGACTGTTGACGGCCATAGCTTATTGCGCCTGTTCCGTGCCCAGCATCTGCCCGGTGAGTTGGCGTGCTTGGGCAAAATCATAGGCAGCCATGGCTTTTTTGCCGGCCGGTTGCAGTTGTTCCAGGATGAGCGACCCTTTTCCCGTGGCCACCTCAACGCCGTCTTTGGTGACGGAAATCACCAGGCCTGGTGGTTTTTCAGCAATTGTTTCCTGGCCCATTTTTGCGCGCCAAAGTCGCAGCGGCTGACCGTCGTATTGGGTAAAGGCCACCGGCCAGGGGTTAAAGGCTTGAATCAGGCGCACCAGCGTGTCAGCCGGTTGTGACCAATCGATTTCCGCTTCGGCTTTATTGAGTTTCTCGGCGTAGGTGGCCTCGGCGTCGTTTTGCTTGACGGGACTCAATCGCTCGGCCTGTAAATCGTCCAAGGTTTGCATCAAGGCATCGCAGCCGAGTTGGCTGAGGCGGTCGTGCAAGCTTTGGGCGGTGTCGTCCGCCGTAATCGGCGTTTTCAAAATGGTGAGCATGTCGCCGGTGTCCAGGCCGACATCCATTTGCATAATGGTCACGCCGGTTTCGGCATCGCCCATTTGAATGGCGCGTTGAATCGGCGCTGCGCCGCGCCAGCGCGGCAATAAGGACGCGTGGATATTGAAACAGCCGTAGGTCGGCATGTCCAATACGGCTTTCGGTAGAATCAGTCCGTAGGCCACCACCACCATGACGTCGGCGTTTAAAGCGTTGAGTTCGGCTTGCGCGTCGGGGTCTTTGAGCGAGACCGGTTGAAATACCGGCAGGTCGTGTTGTTGCGCCAGTTGTTTCACCGGACTGGCGGTCAATTTACGGCCGCGACCGGCCGGGCGGTCCGGTTGGGTGTAAACCGCCACCACCTCATGCGGGGAGTCCAGCAAGCGTTGCAACGGCGGCACGGAAAAATCCGGTGTGCCGGCGAAAATGATTCGAAGCGGTTGTGTCATGCGTCTGCCTGCTGTTGGGCCAGTTCTTTTTTGTATTTTTGCAGGGCGCGGGTGCGCTTCAAGCCGGACAGGTGGTCGATAAAGAGCTTGCCGTTCAAATGGTCGATTTCGTGTTGAATGCACACGGCCAACAGTTCGTCGGCTTCGAATTCGACCATTTTGCCGTCACGATCCATGCCGCGTACCAGTATTTCGGACGGGCGGTTGACCTTGGCGTAGATGCCCGGAATCGATAGGCAGCCTTCTTCCCAGGTGATTTTACCGGCACTTTTGACCACTTCCGGGTTCAACAGCGCAATCGGCTGATCCTTGGTTTCGGAAATGTCGACGACAATCAGGCGCTGCTGAACGGCCACCTGCGGCGCAGCCAGGCCGATGCCCGGGGCGTCGTACATGGTGTAGAACATGTCGTCGATGAGTTTGTCGAGTTCGTCGGTCATTTCCGGAATCGGCTGACAGACGTCGCGAAGGCCTTCGTCCGGGTAGAGAACAATATCGAGTTTATCCATAATACAAGGTATACTTTTTGAAATTTGAAACGATGACCTTAAATTATAGCGGATTGTTGTCTTTATGTCTGATTTAGACCGTTTAACATCTTGGCTGACGTTACATTTTGCGCGTGTCAACGCGAAACAGTTGTCGGACGTTGAAGCCGTTTTCGGCAGCTTGGAACAGGCCGTTTCTGCGCCGGAGTCGGCTTGGCGTTCGGCCCAGGTGTTGAAAGAGAAACAGTTGGACTTGTTGTTCGACCCAGGCCTGGCCGAAAAGGTCACTCAGGCGTTGGAGTGGGCCGAGCAGCCGAATCAGCATTTGCTGACGCTGGCGAGTGATGATTATCCGCCGTTATTGAAGCAGATTGCCGACCCGC
This window harbors:
- a CDS encoding sigma-54 dependent transcriptional regulator; protein product: MKPGKLLIVDDEKDIRNLMEEIFSEEGYDVMVAANGQQAQTIWRDMAPDLIFLDIWMPDIDGISLLKEMIEENVLQHSCVIMMSGHGTIETAIEATKLGAYDYLEKPLSLAKLLITAERAMEHLQLHHENRHLKQKLPDQILPVGKSKLIAELRDSIKRLAKYSMPILVKGEPGTGKHRVAEAIHKLSDRKENTFFQIHGADFDDQETLILGQETENGTSPGELIHATGGTLVISDLEQLSTKGQNFLAQLMFDDAFIRPGSNKKIAVDMRIIALTKGGLEDMAENNQFREDLLQRLNVMPLDVPSLRQHTEDIPDLIDYFLDYFLTHEGLEYRSFDVGAINVLRQYSWPGNYRELQNLIQRLLILGEGDVTDDEIRRALESSKRSEDVSITGIDTSVNLKQAKERFEAAYLSQLLRETGGNVTETARLSGVERTNLYRKLKALNIDPKNPK
- a CDS encoding ATP-binding protein — encoded protein: MLSLKHSRFIKQYGWLILLSSLVLIALIVMSQILQNAAQFAQTYSTLLFVSFVGMVWLLTMLVRTLTKLRQNYRNRLPGSKITARLTGILSLILGIPLAIIFYFSMNFVHQGIDQWFDVKTETALENAVKLVQITLDDQTRRNLNATEKALTMHKSTLFITPVLTLNQIGEQLNTREVALYRSDGQLIAYSSQENVNILPKSPELRLFQQIRKKISYAAVETKAGLNSAYQVIRIMLPVTDIQTNKLYALQAVFPIPEQLTALANTVRVSAGQYQELSYLKGPLKTSFTVILSMVLLLTLISAVLFTIQTIQNMTRPIRTLAKGTKAVAKGDYAISMPVVQDDEMGQLIQSFNDMIQQIAKARNDIKFGHQQTEMQKLYLQAIIKNLNSGVITFDMNLRLKTINDATNSILNTDLFRQLGKPLNEVLKQPDTQRLKPFFDAIFPLFKSESKPWSEQFTFDCKEGQKILLVHGSTLPSLDQKVGGFVIVIEDITQLVQAQLHAAWSDVAQRLAHEIKNPLTPIQLSAERLNYKLSRKLEPSDQKLLNRMTDTIIEQVTTMQNLVQAFTEYADTPEIELHQVNLNTLVKDVVSMYQTPKVTWKVSYDIDPDCPVITADASKLRQLLHNLIKNAIEACEDRPDTQINVSTRYRDPQVELAICDNGPGIPEKARNWIFEPYSTDKPKGTGLGLAIVKKIVDEHQGKIQVESEPEQGTCFLVQLPQHNLSEPKPSALLTDIST
- a CDS encoding DUF4390 domain-containing protein; translated protein: MTTWQRILSGLGLTFFLSFPVMSETSSIQVLYLNDYQEDQQLVVDASARFQFPEKVLSAIHHEIPLTFTTEIELNEIRTLLGIPFSRNRTQIVYRTELQYIGYNRTYVIANKRNQKVQSFDSLKEAMKTLGTLSNFRISDLADLHPDTLYAVKMRISLDQWQLPTPLIIDTLWSSDWQLDSGWRSIEIQSPKSWL
- the rsmB gene encoding 16S rRNA (cytosine(967)-C(5))-methyltransferase RsmB, translating into MAVNSRYIALKICLTVIEQGRSLSQALAEGLAQFDDRRERAFAQNLVFGTLRWQERLEAIRSHLLKKPLKAKDEDVNQLILLGLYQILYMDTPEHAAVSETVNLTKSLKKPWARGLVNGVLRSFLREKDAICTEVDKKPAYRFAHPQWFTKAMRKAYPEHWEQILAANNEPAPLTLRVNPRVQTREAFLADLTDNEMDASAHPKAPYGVVLTQSQDVTRLPSYDDGGFSVQDAAAQQAGTLLAPQAGEHILDACAAPGGKTTHLLELSDDQANVFALEKEPERMERLSENLFRLDLHADLDVGDAAQPNDWWNGAAFDKILLDAPCSATGIIRRHPDIKWHRTPEDIDALVATQAAILKALWPLLKPGGRLLYATCSVLPDENRNQMEAFLQATDDAREIPIEADWGLTMKGAPGRQILPGLDGMDGFYYCLIEKISSE
- the fmt gene encoding methionyl-tRNA formyltransferase; protein product: MTQPLRIIFAGTPDFSVPPLQRLLDSPHEVVAVYTQPDRPAGRGRKLTASPVKQLAQQHDLPVFQPVSLKDPDAQAELNALNADVMVVVAYGLILPKAVLDMPTYGCFNIHASLLPRWRGAAPIQRAIQMGDAETGVTIMQMDVGLDTGDMLTILKTPITADDTAQSLHDRLSQLGCDALMQTLDDLQAERLSPVKQNDAEATYAEKLNKAEAEIDWSQPADTLVRLIQAFNPWPVAFTQYDGQPLRLWRAKMGQETIAEKPPGLVISVTKDGVEVATGKGSLILEQLQPAGKKAMAAYDFAQARQLTGQMLGTEQAQ
- the def gene encoding peptide deformylase, which encodes MDKLDIVLYPDEGLRDVCQPIPEMTDELDKLIDDMFYTMYDAPGIGLAAPQVAVQQRLIVVDISETKDQPIALLNPEVVKSAGKITWEEGCLSIPGIYAKVNRPSEILVRGMDRDGKMVEFEADELLAVCIQHEIDHLNGKLFIDHLSGLKRTRALQKYKKELAQQQADA